The Candidatus Neomarinimicrobiota bacterium genome contains the following window.
AACTGAGGATCTGCTCCGAATTCCGACTTGCCTATTTCCATACTATGCTGGTATAATTACACGATGATGAAAACTCAAGGACATATAAAAATTAGGTGGAATATTTTCCATTTATTGACACTGATGCCGCTCAACTCATAATACACGCAGTTTATTAAAGGGGGTAAAGGTAAATGTTGCAATTTATTCTTACGGGTTACATCGAAAATGCTTTATCTCAAGCAGAATATGACAAGCTTGAAGATGGAACATTTTCTGGGCGTATTCCATCCTGCAAAGGAGTCATCGCTTTTGGTAAGACATTACGAGAGTGTGAAGATGAATTGCGCTCTACGCTTGAAGATTGGGTATTGGTCGGCTTAAAATTAGGGCATCCCATTCCAGATACTCAGTTCCTCAGTTACGTATGATGATAAATGAAGTCGAAGGAATTATAGGACGCGCCATTACTTTTGATGAATGGAAAAAGCTGGCCTAACAAAACAAATGCTCGTGCCAAGGTATATCCGAGACTTGGG
Protein-coding sequences here:
- a CDS encoding type II toxin-antitoxin system HicB family antitoxin, with the translated sequence MLQFILTGYIENALSQAEYDKLEDGTFSGRIPSCKGVIAFGKTLRECEDELRSTLEDWVLVGLKLGHPIPDTQFLSYV